One part of the Vicia villosa cultivar HV-30 ecotype Madison, WI linkage group LG6, Vvil1.0, whole genome shotgun sequence genome encodes these proteins:
- the LOC131609774 gene encoding uncharacterized protein LOC131609774, which yields MASPGVEIASSSPFGCVLRDRNHRDGYRESSKVKATQGAFQRNIKNFVMDHLNTCISMSSDSQTTNENNNEGQINSNKNNDDGSCWVSKPGNNLAKIRLTRNSPNDIINNKEESSLASLISPRHSRLLDRWAAKQAREMVSTLENEAELLSIDNTNEEMPLRTTSSTTSDECSSEISNLGASSLVQIWEKRLNQPSGSKSNTPMEKTSPNGGTSATCNNESVFVGVEQRGSEIGECLEGQLSGNEESFSSFPDWESDKTGEQSRWCSSGEQSRWCSSESDRVSVADIIKKLTATSQTPSSSIYFDADNDNEGCGGNSSVACSPCKEFAPELSEQRAFPQVTCSPRIRGRRAFNDLFMQLEKDRHGELKNLAERGTVSKFTQRGRIQALLRLKSTSSEVSKQVQSQGSAIMQLREKFVNGVEQRSTVQAEVANIRKPCKEIVDNIAQLENSSTTDQLSKDASNEIAHGTTSHAMESIHKSVSLTREEDQPSSNIKSQETCFEPQHDYAKETYEAATSVTDSNVNEKEEEEISQQYYETGYDCAEEEEGSNQNYAESNCEENYDGSSYDWFSEISRPRSYWEERRQAWYKEMQETGSPNDDIQVLLQRRTVSNFLSSDFREKMDRLMQSHKGTQTHLVASQDDEIDNEALMAFFKEHLQPERTPRENEIEKTEDEEEETVNEEDEEEEEEEKQDEKEHEEEQGGESLVSDSYHEVGDYSNQSSAWSFRDNEAGDDFDRVASTSSQQPDQSPPFYHDNTRRNSPPINHHSIEMEIIYDMRGHMEQLYQEMSELRKSIKSCMDMQMQMQSQEKKSHNKAGKKGNCCICNEVKADSVFYRCGHMCACLKCANELQWKNGKCPICRANIDDVVRVQVDV from the exons ATGGCATCTCCTGGTGTTGAAATTGCGTCTTCTTCGCCGTTTGGTTGTGTTTTGAGAGATCGTAATCACCGCGATGGATATAGAGAGAGTAGCAAAGTTAAGGCTACGCAAGGTGCTTTTCAAAGAAACATTAAGAACTTTGTTATGGATCATCTCAACACGTGCATTTCCATGTCTTCTGATTCTCAGACAACAAATGAAAACAACAATGAGGGTCAGATTAATAGTAACAAGAACAATGATGATGGTTCTTGTTGGGTTTCGAAACCTGGTAACAATCTTGCGAAGATTCGTTTGACAAGAAACAGTCctaatgatatcatcaacaataAAGAAGAATCGAGCTTGGCTTCGTTGATTAGCCCGAGGCATTCGCGGCTTCTTGATCGATGGGCAGCGAAGCAAGCTCGCGAGATGGTGTCGACGTTGGAGAATGAAGCTGAATTGTTGTCCATTGACAACACCAATGAGGAAATGCCTCTAAGGACAACTAGTTCTACTACCTCTGACGAATGCTCTTCGGAGATATCGAACCTTGGCGCGTCTTCGCTTGTTCAGATATGGGAAAAAAGGCTTAACCAACCGAGTGGTTCCAAATCCAATACTCCAATGGAGAAAACTAGTCCAAATGGTGGTACAAGTGCGACTTGCAACAATGAGAGTGTATTTGTTGGGGTGGAACAACGAGGGTCGGAAATTGGAGAGTGTCTTGAAGGACAGTTATCAGGGAacgaagaatcgttttcttcgtTCCCTGATTGGGAGTCTGATAAAACAGGTGAACAAAGTAGGTGGTGTTCGTCAGGTGAACAAAGTAGGTGGTGTTCGTCAGAGAGTGATAGAGTCAGTGTTGCTGATATCATAAAGAAACTCACTGCTACGAGCCAAACTCCAAGTTCATCTATATATTTCGACGCTGACAACGACAATGAAGGGTGTGGTGGTAATAGCAGCGTGGCATGTTCTCCTTGTAAGGAGTTTGCACCAGAACTTTCGGAACAAAGAGCTTTTCCTCAGGTGACTTGTTCGCCAAGAATTAGAGGGCGTCGAGCCTTCAATGATTTGTTTATGCAGTTGGAGAAAGATCGACATGGAGAGCTAAAGAACCTGGCCGAACGTGGAACGGTATCCAAGTTCACACAAAGAGGTCGCATTCAG GCATTACTACgacttaaatcaacttcgtctGAAGTAAGCAAACAAGTACAATCACAGGGATCTGCAATTATGCAACTAAG GGAAAAATTTGTTAATGGTGTGGAACAAAGAAGTACAGTCCAGGCAGAAGTAGCGAACATACGAAAACCTTGCAAGGAGATAGTAGACAACATCGCACAACTAGAAAACTCTTCCACCACTGATCAACTCAGCAAAGATGCAAGCAACGAGATTGCTCATGGAACTACGAGTCACGCCATGGAATCGATACACAAGTCGgtgtctcttactagagaagaAGATCAGCCAAGTTCAAATATCAAATCTCAAGAAACATGTTTTGAGCCTCAACATGATTATGCAAAGGAAACTTATGAGGCAGCTACGTCGgtgactgattcaaatgttaatgagaaagaggaagaggaaattAGCCAGCAATATTATGAAACCGGTTATGATTGTGCAGAAGAAGAGGAGGGAAGTAACCAGAACTATGCTGAAAGCAATTGTGAAGAGAACTATGATGGAAGTAGTTATGACTGGTTCAGCGAAATTTCTCGGCCGAGAAGCTATTGGGAAGAGCGAAGGCAAGCTTGGTATAAAGAGATGCAAGAAACTGGTTCTCCAAATGACGATATACAAGTGCTTCTTCAAAG AAGGACAGTATCGAATTTCCTTTCGAGTGACTTCCGAGAAAAAATGGATAGATTGATGCAATCTCATAAGGGAACACAAACACATTTAGTCGCTAGTCAAGACGATGAGATAGACAACGAAGCGTTGATGGCGTTTTTCAAAGAACACCTGCAACCTGAAAGAACTCCTCGAGAGAATGAAATAGAGAAAACGGAAGACGAAGAAGAGGAAACAGTAAacgaggaagatgaagaagaagaagaggaagagaagcaAGATGAGAAAGAGCATGAAGAGGAGCAAGGAGGGGAGAGCTTGGTAAGTGATTCGTATCATGAAGTCGGAGACTACTCAAATCAATCCTCAGCATGGAGTTTTAGAGACAATGAAGCCGGTGATGATTTCGATAGAGTTGCGTCTACATCTTCACAACAACCTGATCAATCTCCGCCTTTCTATCATGACAATACTCGGCGAAACTCCCCGCCAATCAATCATCATTCAATT GAAATGGAAATCATATACGATATGAGAGGACACATGGAGCAACTTTATCAAGAAATGTCTGAACTAAGGAAATCAATAAAGAGTTGCATGGATATGCAGATGCAGATGCAATCACAGGAAAAGAAATCACATAACAAAGCTGGTAAAAAAGGAAACTGCTGCATTTGCAATGAGGTGAAAGCTGACTCAGTTTTTTACag GTGTGGACACATGTGTGCATGTTTGAAGTGTGCCAATGAGCTACAATGGAAGAATGGAAAATGTCCAATATGTCGGGCTAATATAGACGATGTTGTTCGAGTGCAGGTTGATGTTTAG
- the LOC131609775 gene encoding fasciclin-like arabinogalactan protein 4 has protein sequence MASLPQITLTFMFYLLILSPTPSFSLNITALLSTFPDLSQFTALLSAAAPLTADLSHRTSISLLAVPNSFLSTDPNLSHHQLSPSALTDVLRYHVLLQFLSWSDLHSLPPSGKLVTTLFQTTGRATNNFGSVNITHDAHSNLVSIRSPAPYSSSNATVIELVKTLPYNITIFTVNSLLIPYGFDLMASETRPSILLNITKTLIDAHNFNVAASMLSASGVVNEFEAGEGGSGITLFIPVDEAFADLPPSVSLQSLPADKKAVVLKAHVLRAYYPLGSLQSTANPLQPTLATEAMGAGSFTLNISTFNGSVAINTGIVQGIITQTVFDQNPIAIFGVSKVLLPREIFGKNPIVSVKSPPDIGAPPPYDDASSPSGFDVQPSHLSSPPGFGENVTSNVAGVYGSELFIFVLCCINLYLLV, from the coding sequence atggctTCACTTCCCCAAATTACCCTCACTTTTATGTTCTATTTACTAATCCTATCCCCAACACCATCTTTTTCACTCAACATCACCGCTCTTCTTTCAACTTTCCCGGATTTATCCCAATTCACCGCCCTTCTCTCCGCCGCGGCCCCCCTCACCGCCGACCTCTCCCACCGCACTTCAATCTCTCTCCTCGCCGTGCCAAATTCCTTCTTATCAACTGACCCTAACCTCTCCCACCACCAACTCTCCCCCTCCGCACTCACCGACGTCCTCCGCTACCACGTCCTCCTCCAATTCCTCTCATGGTCCGACCTCCACTCCCTCCCTCCCTCCGGCAAACTCGTCACCACTCTCTTCCAAACCACCGGCCGCGCCACCAACAATTTCGGCTCCGTCAATATCACTCACGATGCTCACTCCAACCTCGTCTCGATCCGTTCTCCTGCTCCTTACTCCTCCTCAAACGCCACCGTCATCGAACTTGTCAAAACCCTACCGTACAATATCACCATCTTCACCGTTAATTCTCTCTTAATCCCTTACGGTTTCGATCTCATGGCATCGGAAACTCGTCCTAGCATTCTCCTCAACATCACCAAAACTCTAATCGATGCTCATAACTTCAATGTCGCTGCCTCCATGCTCTCGGCTTCCGGTGTTGTTAACGAATTCGAAGCCGGTGAAGGCGGTTCCGGAATCACGTTATTTATCCCCGTCGATGAAGCTTTCGCCGATCTACCTCCCTCGGTCTCGCTTCAGTCACTTCCGGCGGATAAGAAAGCGGTTGTGCTCAAAGCTCATGTTCTCCGAGCTTATTATCCTCTCGGTTCGCTTCAATCCACTGCGAATCCGTTGCAACCAACGCTTGCCACGGAAGCCATGGGAGCTGGAAGCTTCACGCTCAATATCTCAACGTTTAATGGCTCGGTCGCGATTAACACTGGAATTGTTCAGGGGATAATTACTCAGACGGTTTTTGATCAGAACCCTATCGCAATTTTCGGTGTTTCGAAGGTTTTGTTACCGAGAGAGATTTTCGGGAAAAATCCAATTGTGTCTGTGAAATCGCCTCCGGACATTGGTGCTCCTCCGCCTTACGATGATGCTTCTTCGCCGTCTGGATTTGATGTACAGCCGTCACATCTTTCTTCACCACCGGGATTTGGTGAAAATGTTACGTCCAATGTTGCTGGTGTTTATGGTTCTgagttatttatttttgttctttgcTGTATAAATTTGTATTTACTGGTATAA
- the LOC131614532 gene encoding uncharacterized protein LOC131614532, whose amino-acid sequence MNNRKIDSFFKRKACEIERDERDEEIIIPTFEPETILEIPRIEEHHGFENSLERDPGKHRPIWQYPPNQVDAIQRAYLKWGPYQIHLDNYPLSGNADHPRRFQHTWFSIFPSWLEYSPFEDAAYCLPCYLFSKKPSGRPGSHVFISTGFRTWKKVRNGKHCSFLKHIGMDSCSPHNNTMQACQDLLNQDCHIRNVIQVQSSSQRMSNRLRLKTSIDIVCWLTLQACALRGHDETSNSRNQENCKYTSHKIQKELLQILSSRVKKHIREEIGDSKFCIVVDEARDESKKEQMALVLRFVDKVGLIQERFFDVAHVKDTTSLTLKEAICDILSRHNLDVSNIRGQGYDGASNMIGEWNGLQALFMKDCPYAYYVHCFAHRLQLALVTASREVKPIHKFFDKLIFVVNVVCSSTKRHDELQASQLEEIAHLLEIGEIVTGKGLNQIGTLKRAGDTRWGSHYNSICSLINMYEATCSVLKKIAKERGNYATRGDADSSYNYLKAFDFIFILHLVKEIMGITDMLCQALQKQNQDVVNAMDLVRSTKSFIQDLRENGWDILFSTVTSFCEKHGIEIPDLNDIHSATRFGRSHLEESQVTIQHYFKFEIFFTTIDKQLQELNRRFSEQAMDLLTLSCALSPKDEYKAFNIDTICSLVEKYYPMDFSDQEKNNLQFRLRHFLFVARQASNLINLSTIQELCSCLVETGQAEIYFLIDRLLLLIMTLPVSTATIERSFSVMKIIKTKLRNKMDARFLRDSMKVYIKREISANISSESIIEDFKSLGTRKALL is encoded by the exons atgaataaTAGAAAAATTGATTCTTTTTTCAAGAGGAAAGCATGTGAAATTGAAAGagatgagagagatgaagaaattatAATCCCGACATTTGAACCTGAAACAATTCTTGAGAttccaagaattgaagagcatCATGGGTTTGAAAATTCTTTGGAACGTGATCCTGGAAAGCATCGTCCGATTTGGCAATATCCACCAAATCAAGTGGATGCAATACAAAGAGCTTATCTAAAATGGGGTCCATATCAAATTCATTTAGACAACTATCCTTTGTCCGGTAATGCGGATCATCCAAGAAGGTTTCAACACACTTGGTTTAGCATATTTCCCTCTTGGTTAGAATATTCACCATTTGAAGATGCTGCATACTGCTTACCTTGTTACCTTTTTAGCAAAAAACCAAGTGGGCGTCCCGGATCACATGTCTTCATTTCTACGGGATTTAGAACTTGGAAGAAAGTTAGGAATGGAAAACATTGTTCCTTTCTTAAACACATAGGGATGGATTCATGTTCGCCACACAACAATACAATGCAAGCTTGTCAAGACTTGTTGAATCAAGATTGTCATATCAGAAATGTTATTCAAGTTCAAAGTTCAAGTCAAAGAATGAGTAACCGGCTTCGTCTCAAAACTTCAATTGACATTGTTTGTTGGTTAACACTTCAAGCTTGTGCTTTAAGGGGTCACGATGAAACTAGCAATTCAAGAAATCAAG AAAATTGCAAATATACCTCACATAAAATTCAAAAAGAGCTCTTGCAAATTCTTTCTAGTAGGGTGAAAAAGCATATTCGTGAGGAAATTGGTGATTCCAAATTTTGTATTGTTGTAGATGAAGCTCGCGATGAGTCAAAAAAGGAACAAATGGCTCTTGTATTAAGATTTGTTGATAAAGTTGGTTTAATACAAGAGAGATTTTTTGATGTGGCACATGTTAAAGACACCACGTCTTTAACTCTTAAGGAAGCAATTTGTGATATACTCTCTCGACATAACCTTGATGTGTCTAACATTCGCGGACAAGGGTATGATGGTGCTAGCAACATGATAGGAGAATGGAATGGTTTACAAGCACTCTTTATGAAGGATTGTCCTTATGCATACTATGTTCATTGTTTTGCTCATCGATTGCAACTTGCCTTGGTTACAGCATCAAGAGAAGTCAAACCAATTCATAAATTCTTTGATAAACTGATTTTTGTAGTCAATGTTGTTTGTTCTTCCACTAAGCGCCATGATGAGTTACAAGCTTCCCAATTAGAAGAGATTGCACATTTGTTAGAGATTGGTGAGATTGTAACTGGTAAAGGTTTAAATCAAATTGGTACTTTGAAACGAGCTGGAGATACCCGTTGGGGATCACATTACAATTCTATTTGTAGCTTGATAAACATGTATGAAGCAACTtgttcagttttaaaaaaaattgcaaaagaaAGGGGAAATTATGCTACACGTGGGGATGCAGATAGTTCTTATAATTACTTGAaggcatttgattttatatttattttgcatttGGTGAAAGAAATTATGGGGATAACAGATATGCTTTGTCAAGCcttacaaaaacaaaatcaagatGTAGTTAATGCCATGGACTTGGTTCGTTCAACAAAAAGTTTTATTCAAGACTTGAGAGAAAACGGTTGGGATATATTGTTTAGTACAGTGACATCTTTTTGTGAAAAGCATGGTATTGAGATTCCCGATCTTAATGATATTCATTCAGCAACAAGATTTGGACGATCTCACCTTGAAGAAAGTCAAGTCACAATTCAACATTACTTTAAATTTGAAATCTTTTTCACTACCATTGACAAACAGTTACAAGAGTTGAATAGAAGATTTAGTGAGCAGGCAATGGATTTGTTAACTCTTTCTTGTGCTTTGTCTCCTAAGGATGAGTATAAAGCTTTTAACATTGATACTATTTGTTCTCTAGTTGAAAAATATTATCCTATGGATTTTAGTGATCAAGAGAAGAATAATTTGCAATTTCGACTTCGGCATTTTCTATTTGTTGCTCGCCAAGCATCAAATTTGATTAATTTATCAACTATTCAAGAGCTATGTTCATGTTTGGTGGAAACTGGACAGGCTGAAATTTATTTCTTGATTGATAGGCTACTTCTCCTTATCATGACTCTTCCAGTTTCTACGGCAACAATTGAGAGGTCTTTTTCAGTAATGAAAATTATCAAGACTAAGTTGAGAAACAAGATGGATGCTAGGTTTCTAAGAGATAGCATGAAAGTTTATATTAAAAGGGAGATTAGTGCAAACATTAGTTCTGAGTCTATTATTGAAGATTTCAAGTCACTCGGAACACGTAAAGCTTTATTATAA